The genome window TATCAAAAGCATTTAGGAGTCCGATCTTCACTTTGCAAGAACTTTCCTTGTGATTCCCACATACTGGGACTCCCTAATGTTCAATTTAGAGCTATCAAAATTTAGGGCTCAGAAGTCCACATTAAGCACCATtaaggccgggcactgtggctcacgcctgtaatcctagctcttgggaggccgaggcgggcggattgctcaaggtcaggagttcaaaaccagcctgagcaagagcgagaccccgtctctactataaatagaaagaaattaattggccaactgatatatatataaaaaattagccgggcatggtggcgcatgcctgtagtcccagctacccgggaggctgaggcagaaggatcactcgagcccaggagtttgaggttgctgtgagctaggacgccacggcactcactctagcctgggcaacaaagcgagactctgtctcaaaaaaaaaaaaaaaaaaaaaagcaccattgATACAGATGGAAGCAGCTTCAAGGCATGGGTTAAGAAAGCTGCCAAGGGCGATGGTCAGTGTCTTCATTGCGAAGGTCCAGCCTCTCATCCCATTAGGCAGAAGCAACAGCCTGCAGAGTCCCAGCCCTGCTATGGCCCTCAAGGTAATTTGAAGAACTCCAATCCTGTCAGCAACCCTGTAAGCttttcttgggggtggggggcagggatagggaacagggtcttgctgttgcctgggttagagtgcagtagcTGTTActtcactggaacctcaaactcaagAGCCCCAGCCTCCTGAAAAGCTGGGACTAGAAGCTGAGGTGCATCActgcaaatttttctatttttcataaagaCTAGGGTTCCACTATATTGGTAAGGCTGGTCTgaaatgatcctccttccttggcctcccccctaaagtgctaaggttacaggtgttagccaccatgccccacccaaCTGCAGGACTTTGATGGCAGAAAATATGCTCTCCTGTCTGTAGTACCTGATTACCTACCACCAAGGGGACAGAAACTGTACATACACAGCCATCAGCAGTGCCAAGGCCTATTAATTGTCAGCTCACAAATCATCCCCACCACAAGTAGGCAGAGAAGGGATGGCAGCATTAGGATTTATTAGACTGTGCCTTAATACAGGCGCTGGGGCTTGCCCATGGTGCTCTTGATGTACAAAGCCCGGACGTTCTGCCAATTCTTCTTGAGCAATGAAACCAAAAAGTTAACAGCCAGGTGGATATTGTACACCAGCTCGTCATCTGTCATCTTCACATGCCCTACGGCCACAGCCAGACATAGAacctgggaggaggggaagaaggtCAAATCAGGTTGGTGGAAGGATGGCAGATGGCCCATCCTTCCTCCCATGACCTAATGAGCCGGTGGCTGGACCCAGGCCAAGGAAAACCAGGGTTATTCAAACACCTTCAATCCCGCTCAGTGCCCTTACTGTCCAATACCATTAAGTACCCAGAGAAACACGAAATCGGGGTTCTGACTGGCCCCACAGGGTAAAATTTGGACCCTGCCAGCACACCCACCCAGGGCAACCCACCACACTGCCTTACCTTCTTCATCTGGAACTTGATTGTGGACTTCACCTCATCAACTTTGGCCACCATGTTTTCGTTGTGTGTCAGCAGGGAAGGAAACTTGCCAGCCTTATTTAGGCCCGGGCCAAGGATACGTGGGATCTGCTTGATAAGAGACTCTGAGGCCAAGAAGGCATCATACTTCTTGGCTGGTAAAGAGAAAGCCATTGGATGCTTAGGGCCTCACCACTGAGGGACAACTTCAGCGTGCTGTTCAGGCCAGAAAAGCACATAAACCAACCACACAAGTGGCCTCTCCAAGTCTTTTAACCCTTCCCACACCCATGCTGTTTCCAGTGATTAGCTCCACCCTCTCTAGATTTTACTGGTCCTGAAACCTGGTCTCAGAGGCCAGGCTGACCCACAATCCGTGCTATCTCCATCCTGCAATGGATGCTGTGGTCAAGACagcctgggctcaaatcccaccTTCTCACTTCCTAGCTGCAGACCTTAGGCATGTGATGACTGGAGACATCTGTTTCCTATCTGGAAAACAGGTCCAGTATCACTGCCTAGACCACGTGGGTTAGACATCGGGAACAACTGAACTGAACTCAGAGTAGAAACTCCAACTCGCAGTTCAACAGCACCTGGCCAGTAAACCTCAATGAACCTCATCTGTTTAAACAGAAGCAATGCCTGGGCTCCCCCCTCTTACATAACATAATCCTCAAAGCAAATCTAAAAGACAAACCTACATAAAGCTAACGTTCAGGCTGCTAACCAACCACAGCAGATCCCGTCCTTTGTGATTCTGCCccccaatcatttaaaaatcaaaatggcaGAAAGCCACTTCTCTGCCGCTCCCATGCAAATTGcaggcacccccaccccacccaagtaCGAAACCGCACTAACCCAGCTTCTTGACCAGCTTCTTATTTTTGTTGAGCTTCTTCAGCGCCTCGATGTCCATGTGGGGGATGTCCACAGCCTTGGCCTCATCGCAGTGCTGCTGGTCCCCCAGGACACACACGGAGAACTTGGGGCGGGGGGTGGACTTAAGCCTGCGTTTTAGGGGGAGAGAAAAGGTCATGGCCAGCCCTGGGTGCCAAGGGCAGGTGAAGGGTCTAGGACCGCAGCAGCCACTGAGCCTTACCCAGAGCGTCCACATGCACCAACAGCTAGCCTGGCTTCTCAGACTAGCCGGCGGGCTCGGCCAAGGCCTCCCCACGCCTCCCCTCATGTTTTAAGACCCAGGGTGGGGGTCCGTCCAGCCGCGCCTGCCCGGAGCAGGGCCCTGGACTACCCTGGCGCGCCAGTACCGCCcgtgcctgcctcggcctcagcAAGAGCCTGAAGGGGAGACAGGCGGGGCGCGAGGGCGGGGTGGGTCAGAGCAGTGCCAACCTGACGGTGCCAGAGAAGCGCTTGTCCTTCTGAGGATCATAGTTCTTGAGGCTGATCTGCAGCTCCACCGTCTCCAGAAACCTTAGGGGAGGACGAGTGTCAACcagccgcccgccgcccgccccgccccgccccgccccgcgggcAGGCCGCGCTCACTTGCGGCGCTTGCGCTGGTTCCCGTGCAGGACTTCCCGCACCGCCTCGTACAGGGTGTCGCGAGAGACTTTGCTGCTGCGGGAGGGAAGCAAGGGCGCGCTCAGGGCCGCGGCGCCGCGGGCTCACCACCTGCGCCTGCTCGGAAGCCTCCGAGTCTCAGGCTGGAGGCGGGCGGGCCACGACGGTCTCCACCGGGCAGTCCTGACACTAAGTCAGGCGACGGGGCCCCAGGCCCAGATCCAAGCCTCGGAGGAAAAGGGACTCTCCTGGGGACCCGCAGGCCGACCCACCGCAAGAAATGCCCCGCGGCGAAGCCGGCGCAGAGACTCCTGATCCGGCATCAAAGTCCCATCCCTGGCGGGGTGCCTGGGGGTGCAGATGTACGCGGATAGCGCCTCCGCCACCACTCACCTCATGGTCGCTCGCGCCGCGGTAACCGGAAAAGAGACTACCGGAGCTCGCGCATGCGCCCAAATAGTGGTCCCGCTCTCGCGAGAAATGCCTTGTTCTCACGGCCTACCTCCAGAGCGCGGTCCGATCGCTCAGCCCCCAAGAGCGCTGCCGTCTACAGCCGCTAGAGGGCGCTGCCGCGCGTTGCTCTGCTAACCTGCGCGAGGACGGCCGGACTCGGGGCGATCCTGAGCTCCCAGGGCACCCTCGGAATATCCCCTTCGCGCCCGCtgctgctgggccctggggaagTGACTGGGCCCAGAGCTGGAGCTTCAGCAGTCACACAAACTGCGTACAGCACCGTGATGGCCGCTGACAGCGTGCGACTCGGGCATGCCTGTCCCTCAAATCCCTCTGCccacttcctcctgccctccacACCAGCTGCTGTTCTCAAAAGCAGGCTTTAGTGCTCGCCCTCCcgacctccctccctccctccgcatCTTGCTCTGTGGACTCATGTGGTAAGGGAAGTGTCAAGAAAGTTCAGTTCCTGGACTCTCAACCCCTGCAGTGGGGAAGAGCTGGGAAGGTACTATGGGGAACTTTCACTTGACAGTTAACTCAAAACAACTATGTATTAAGTGTTTACTATGAACAAGGCACCTACCTAGGCGCTCCCGAAATACAAAGATATAAAACAGGCAAGCCCACAGCACTGCACATCCATACAGtgtcttttctgccttttcctaTGCCCAGTGGGTCCCATCCTCAGGCCACCGTAACCCTAGGAACCCTTCAGATCCCTCCTCAAATGTCATCTGTCCAAAACCCTTCCCCAACTCCAGAATTGAGTCACTCTCACATGTAAGCCCCTGTTCCCACCTGCCTGCCTCACTTACTCAACAGGCAGCTGTGATAGCGCTGGGGTGGCTGGCATCACACACCCTCTGGCCCACAGAAGGTGAATGGATGAACTTCAAAACTCACACTCTACGACCTTCCCTTCACCAAGAAAAAGATGCCTCTTGTCACtgaggaggtgggtggagggggtCGGGAAGGGAAGGCAGGCGCTGCCTCTGATAGGACATTATTGAAGTTCCtgctttttattatatacaattgataaattattactcaagtcagaaacaaaaacacagaggACCATAACATACACCTGAGCACAAGACACCTGTGCCAAGCACACAGGTACCACATCTCCTGGAGTGTCATGTCTACTCTGGGTCTGCTTGACCCGACTAAGGCCTATCGGACAATTTCTGTCCCTGCAGCCTGAGAATTGACAAGAAGTGAGCACAGAGCTGGCGGCCcttgaaaatatagtttattggcccggcgcagtggctcatgcctataatcctagcactctgggaggccaaggccggaggatcgctcaaggtcaggatttcgaaaccagcctgagcaagagccagaccctgtccctactaaaagtagaaagaaattaattggcaaactaaaattatatagaaaaaattagctgggcgtggtggcgcatgcctgtagtcccagctactcgggaggctgaggcagaaggattgcttgagcccaggagtttgaggttgctgtgagctaggctgatgccacggcactctagcccagggcaacagagtgagacactgtctcaaaaaaaaaaaaaaaaaaaaaaaatatatatatatatatatatatatatatagagagagagagagagagagagagagagagagagagtgttcATCCAGCTCTCTTAGCCCAGAAGCTTCCCTGCTGGCTGGGAAGCCAAGATGGCCTCTCTGCAGCCTGGAACAGGGAAACAGTTGGTCCCTGGAATGGCCAGGCC of Microcebus murinus isolate Inina chromosome 5, M.murinus_Inina_mat1.0, whole genome shotgun sequence contains these proteins:
- the RPL10A gene encoding large ribosomal subunit protein uL1 is translated as MSSKVSRDTLYEAVREVLHGNQRKRRKFLETVELQISLKNYDPQKDKRFSGTVRLKSTPRPKFSVCVLGDQQHCDEAKAVDIPHMDIEALKKLNKNKKLVKKLAKKYDAFLASESLIKQIPRILGPGLNKAGKFPSLLTHNENMVAKVDEVKSTIKFQMKKVLCLAVAVGHVKMTDDELVYNIHLAVNFLVSLLKKNWQNVRALYIKSTMGKPQRLY